Proteins encoded in a region of the Kryptolebias marmoratus isolate JLee-2015 linkage group LG14, ASM164957v2, whole genome shotgun sequence genome:
- the LOC108230954 gene encoding L antigen family member 3-like — MAADGETNPETGKLEFSLDVPFPSSREATIALRSLSPDREPRRGGISKHLSVSGSTLSVRWSADEARILRVSVNSFLDHLSLVIETMEMFGPPVAL; from the exons ATGGCGGCGGACGGAGAAACGAATCCAGAAACAGGCAAACTGGAGTT CTCTCTGGACGTCCCCTTCCCATCGTCCCGTGAGGCCACCATCGCCCTGCGGTCCCTGTCGCCCGATCGAGAGCCAAGGAGAGGCGGCATCAGCAAACACCTGAGTGTGTCCGGCAGCACGCTGTCCGT GAGGTGGAGCGCAGACGAAGCTCGAATCCTCCGAGTGTCCGTCAACTCTTTCCTCGATCACCTGTCGCTCGTTATAGAGACTATGGAAATGTTCGGCCCCCCTGTTGCCCTGTGA